The following are from one region of the Geoalkalibacter subterraneus genome:
- the rpmA gene encoding 50S ribosomal protein L27 gives MAHKKGVGSTRNGRDSAGKRLGVKRFGGEQVTAGSILVRQRGTTFHPGDNVGVGKDYTLFALIDGVVKFERKDRDRKKISVHAA, from the coding sequence ATGGCTCATAAAAAAGGGGTCGGCAGTACCCGTAATGGACGCGACAGCGCAGGTAAACGTCTCGGCGTCAAGCGCTTCGGCGGTGAGCAGGTGACCGCCGGTTCGATTCTGGTGCGCCAGCGCGGCACCACTTTCCACCCGGGAGACAATGTCGGTGTCGGCAAGGACTACACCCTGTTCGCCCTGATTGACGGCGTGGTGAAGTTCGAGCGCAAGGACCGCGATCGTAAGAAGATCAGCGTCCACGCGGCCTGA
- the obgE gene encoding GTPase ObgE: protein MHFVDEVKIHVKAGDGGRGCMSFRREKFIPKGGPDGGDGGNGGDVYFEVDSGCSTLMDFRYKAHYKAGRGGHGMGKNMHGRGGEDLVLKVPPGTLVYDAETGERLADLTEPGEKRLLLKGGLGGRGNARFATSTNRAPRHCQPGTPGEERTLRLELKLLADVGLVGLPNAGKSTLISAVSAARPKIADYPFTTLVPNLGVVQYGGFKSFVMADIPGLIEGASEGQGLGTRFLRHVERTGLILHLLDLLPSEGGDPLEHFDLINRELARHSDELAGKSQIVVLTKLDVTEVREMVPHYAELFRERGFETFAVSAVTGEGVDRLVAAVGARIDERRTAEEGAAQS, encoded by the coding sequence ATGCACTTTGTCGATGAAGTCAAGATACATGTCAAAGCCGGCGATGGCGGCCGCGGCTGCATGTCGTTCCGCCGCGAAAAATTTATTCCCAAGGGCGGTCCCGACGGCGGTGACGGCGGCAATGGCGGAGACGTCTATTTCGAGGTGGATTCAGGCTGCTCCACCCTCATGGACTTCCGCTACAAAGCTCACTACAAGGCCGGCCGCGGCGGCCATGGCATGGGCAAGAACATGCACGGGCGCGGCGGCGAGGACCTGGTACTCAAGGTGCCGCCCGGCACGCTGGTCTATGATGCGGAAACCGGCGAACGGCTGGCTGACCTGACCGAGCCTGGAGAAAAGCGCCTGCTTCTCAAGGGGGGGCTTGGCGGCCGCGGCAACGCGCGCTTCGCAACCAGCACCAACCGTGCGCCGCGTCATTGTCAGCCCGGCACCCCCGGTGAAGAGCGCACCCTGCGCCTCGAATTGAAGCTGCTGGCCGATGTCGGGTTGGTGGGGCTGCCCAATGCGGGCAAGTCGACGCTGATTTCCGCCGTTTCGGCGGCGCGCCCCAAAATTGCCGACTATCCCTTCACCACCCTGGTGCCCAATCTGGGGGTGGTGCAGTATGGCGGCTTTAAAAGTTTTGTGATGGCCGATATCCCGGGGCTGATCGAGGGCGCTTCCGAGGGGCAGGGGCTGGGGACCCGTTTTCTGCGCCACGTGGAACGCACCGGCTTGATTCTGCACCTCCTGGACCTGCTGCCCTCTGAAGGGGGTGACCCGCTGGAGCATTTCGATCTGATCAATCGCGAACTGGCGCGGCACAGCGATGAACTGGCCGGCAAGAGCCAGATCGTCGTGCTGACCAAGCTCGATGTGACCGAGGTGCGCGAAATGGTGCCGCACTACGCAGAGCTGTTCCGGGAGCGCGGTTTTGAAACTTTCGCTGTTTCGGCGGTAACCGGAGAGGGGGTTGATCGCCTGGTGGCCGCGGTCGGAGCGCGGATTGACGAGCGCAGGACGGCTGAAGAAGGCGCTGCGCAGTCTTGA
- the proB gene encoding glutamate 5-kinase: MRPHLLRRVRRVVVKIGSNVISDSDGLLLPRMEALCRDVAQLHRRGIEVILVSSGSVSAGKGVLGITGRPQTIPLKQAAAAIGQPRLMRAYKEYFHAEQLQVAQVLLTRDDLANRRRYLNARNTLLTLLDFSVIPIINENDTVVVEEIRFGDNDNLSAMVTTLLEADLLVILSDVSGLYDRDPRTHGDACLIPLVERIDEKIEAMAGGEGSVRGTGGMATKIRAAKRAALNGIASLIVSGMENSILQRVFDGEELGTYFLPARDRMTARKHWIAFTKKPRGKLLVDAGARQALVEGGKSLLPSGVRKVEGRFERGDSVRLCDLDGVEFAKGVIGYNLSELTRIMGKKSSEIETILGYKYGDEVIHRDNLVITAGPEDEE, translated from the coding sequence ATGCGCCCACATCTTCTTCGCCGCGTCCGCCGCGTGGTGGTTAAAATCGGCAGTAATGTCATCTCTGATTCCGACGGCCTCCTGCTGCCGCGCATGGAAGCGCTCTGCCGTGATGTCGCCCAGCTGCACAGGCGCGGAATCGAGGTGATTCTGGTCTCCTCGGGGTCCGTTTCGGCAGGCAAGGGGGTGCTCGGCATCACCGGCCGCCCGCAGACCATCCCCCTCAAGCAGGCTGCGGCCGCCATAGGCCAGCCGCGACTGATGCGGGCGTACAAAGAGTATTTCCACGCTGAGCAACTGCAGGTGGCCCAGGTGCTGCTCACGCGGGACGACCTTGCCAATCGGCGGCGCTATCTCAACGCGCGCAACACCTTGCTGACTCTGCTTGACTTCAGCGTCATCCCCATCATCAATGAGAACGATACGGTCGTGGTGGAGGAGATCCGCTTCGGCGACAATGACAACCTTTCCGCCATGGTCACCACTCTTCTCGAGGCCGACCTGCTGGTGATCCTCTCCGACGTGAGCGGACTTTACGATCGGGATCCCCGCACCCACGGCGATGCCTGTCTCATCCCCCTGGTGGAACGTATTGATGAAAAAATCGAGGCCATGGCCGGGGGGGAAGGTTCGGTGCGTGGTACCGGAGGGATGGCGACCAAGATCAGAGCCGCAAAGCGTGCGGCCCTTAACGGCATTGCCAGCCTCATCGTCAGCGGGATGGAGAATTCAATTCTTCAACGGGTGTTTGACGGCGAGGAGCTTGGCACCTATTTTCTGCCAGCACGCGACCGGATGACGGCACGCAAGCATTGGATTGCCTTCACTAAAAAACCGCGCGGCAAGCTGCTGGTCGATGCCGGCGCCCGCCAGGCGCTGGTAGAGGGGGGCAAGAGTCTTCTCCCCTCTGGCGTCAGAAAGGTCGAAGGGCGTTTTGAGCGGGGAGATTCGGTGCGGTTGTGCGATCTGGACGGGGTCGAGTTCGCCAAGGGCGTGATCGGCTACAATCTGAGCGAACTGACGCGGATCATGGGGAAAAAAAGCTCTGAAATCGAAACGATCCTGGGATATAAGTATGGCGATGAGGTGATTCACCGCGACAACCTTGTGATTACCGCCGGGCCCGAAGACGAAGAATGA
- a CDS encoding glutamate-5-semialdehyde dehydrogenase encodes MTLAQQMLTLAHEAKEAARVLANQSSAVKNDVLRAMADGLEREMPALIEENEKDLAATRERDLAPAMVDRLVLDEKRIRAMADGLREVAALPDPVGEVTRMWRRPNGLQVGQVRIPLGVIGIIYESRPNVTADAAGLCLKSGNAVVLRGGSEAIHSNTAIGAVLRRELERYNLPAAAVQVVTTTERAAVLELLKLEEEIDLIIPRGGEGLIRFVSENSRIPVIKHYKGVCHTYVDADADFEMAEKICINAKVQRPGVCNAMETLLIHKDIAETFVPRIAQAMRAEGVEMRGCPITREFAEVKEATDEDWGAEYLDLILAVRVVEDMDEAMDHIARYGSLHTEVIVTRDYRNSQRFLREVNSSVVMINASSRFSDGNQFGLGAEIGISTTKLHSFGPMGLEDLTTRKFVVMGDGQVRE; translated from the coding sequence ATGACGCTTGCCCAACAGATGCTGACCCTGGCGCACGAAGCGAAGGAGGCGGCCCGTGTTCTGGCCAATCAGTCTTCGGCCGTCAAGAACGATGTTCTCCGGGCCATGGCCGATGGTCTGGAGCGGGAGATGCCGGCGCTGATCGAGGAGAACGAGAAGGATCTGGCGGCGACCCGCGAACGGGACCTGGCTCCGGCCATGGTGGATCGCCTGGTGCTTGACGAGAAGCGCATTCGCGCCATGGCCGACGGCTTGCGCGAAGTGGCGGCGTTGCCTGATCCGGTGGGCGAGGTGACCCGTATGTGGCGGCGCCCCAACGGGCTGCAGGTGGGGCAGGTGCGCATCCCTCTCGGGGTGATCGGCATCATCTACGAGTCGCGCCCCAATGTGACGGCCGACGCTGCGGGCCTGTGTCTTAAAAGCGGCAACGCCGTGGTGCTGCGTGGCGGATCGGAAGCGATTCACTCCAACACGGCGATCGGTGCCGTGTTGCGCAGGGAGCTGGAACGTTACAATTTACCCGCTGCCGCCGTGCAGGTCGTGACGACCACGGAGCGTGCGGCGGTGCTCGAGCTGCTGAAGCTTGAAGAGGAGATCGACCTGATCATCCCGCGCGGCGGCGAGGGGCTGATCCGCTTCGTCTCGGAGAATTCACGCATTCCCGTGATCAAGCACTACAAGGGTGTCTGTCATACCTATGTCGACGCCGATGCCGACTTCGAGATGGCGGAAAAGATCTGCATCAACGCCAAGGTTCAGCGTCCGGGCGTGTGCAACGCCATGGAAACGCTGCTGATTCACAAGGATATCGCCGAAACCTTCGTACCCCGCATTGCCCAGGCGATGCGCGCCGAGGGCGTGGAAATGCGCGGCTGCCCGATCACCCGCGAGTTCGCCGAGGTGAAAGAGGCGACCGACGAGGACTGGGGGGCGGAGTATCTCGACCTCATCCTCGCGGTGCGTGTGGTTGAGGATATGGACGAGGCGATGGATCATATCGCCCGCTACGGCTCCCTGCACACCGAGGTGATCGTGACGCGCGACTACCGCAACAGCCAGCGCTTTCTGCGCGAGGTCAATTCGAGCGTGGTCATGATCAACGCATCTTCGCGCTTTTCCGACGGGAACCAGTTCGGGCTCGGGGCCGAAATCGGCATTTCCACCACCAAGCTGCATTCCTTCGGCCCCATGGGGCTCGAAGACCTGACCACCCGTAAATTTGTCGTGATGGGTGACGGGCAGGTGCGCGAATAG
- the nadD gene encoding nicotinate-nucleotide adenylyltransferase: MRVGILGGTFNPIHVAHLRIAEEVREACALDQVLFIPAAAPPHKKVSGQTAFDHRLAMVEAAIEDNPWFAASDLESRRSGKSYSVHTLDILRAEYPDNEYFFIMGMDSFREISSWREYGRLFELCHIVVTARPGSQGGSPLDLLPVADRNEFCYDGAFRGLVHRSGFTIVFVEETFLDISSTRIRDLCRDQRSVRYLVPPAVEQYISHFALYRAS, encoded by the coding sequence ATGCGTGTCGGGATTCTGGGGGGGACATTCAACCCGATCCATGTGGCGCATCTGCGCATCGCGGAAGAAGTTCGCGAGGCCTGCGCGCTGGACCAGGTCCTGTTTATTCCGGCAGCCGCCCCGCCGCACAAAAAGGTGAGCGGCCAAACTGCCTTTGATCATCGTCTGGCGATGGTGGAGGCCGCCATCGAGGATAACCCCTGGTTTGCCGCCAGCGATCTCGAAAGTCGGCGCAGCGGCAAGAGTTATTCCGTGCACACCCTGGATATTCTGCGGGCGGAGTACCCTGATAACGAGTATTTTTTTATCATGGGGATGGACTCCTTTCGCGAGATTTCCAGCTGGCGCGAGTACGGCAGGCTGTTCGAGCTCTGTCACATTGTGGTAACGGCGCGTCCCGGCAGTCAGGGCGGCTCACCGCTTGATCTCCTTCCAGTTGCGGACCGCAATGAGTTCTGCTATGATGGCGCCTTCCGCGGACTGGTGCATCGCTCCGGTTTTACAATTGTTTTCGTGGAAGAGACATTTCTTGACATTTCATCGACCCGTATCCGGGATTTGTGTCGGGATCAACGCTCGGTTCGATACCTGGTTCCACCTGCGGTCGAGCAATACATAAGCCATTTTGCCCTTTACCGGGCCTCGTGA
- the rsfS gene encoding ribosome silencing factor → MQSDQRARLCAAYALEKKAENLRLLDVRGLSSLTDYLLIVSGRSDRQVEAIAESIRLGMKKDHELLPLAVEGLKEGNWVLIDYGDVMIHVFQPHVRDFYDLEGLWQEAREVGLEPEPQAGAPRQAGQG, encoded by the coding sequence TTGCAGTCTGATCAACGGGCGCGTCTATGCGCCGCTTATGCCCTGGAAAAAAAAGCTGAGAATCTGCGTTTGCTGGACGTGCGGGGGCTCTCTTCCCTGACCGACTATCTGTTGATCGTGTCCGGACGCTCCGACCGCCAGGTTGAAGCCATCGCTGAAAGCATCCGGCTCGGCATGAAGAAAGATCATGAGCTTCTGCCGCTGGCGGTGGAAGGATTGAAAGAGGGCAACTGGGTTCTGATCGACTACGGCGATGTCATGATTCATGTTTTTCAGCCTCATGTCCGCGATTTCTACGACCTTGAGGGGTTGTGGCAGGAGGCGCGCGAGGTCGGGCTCGAACCTGAACCGCAGGCGGGAGCGCCCAGGCAGGCCGGGCAGGGGTGA
- a CDS encoding 23S rRNA (pseudouridine(1915)-N(3))-methyltransferase RlmH, translating to MKIRLLCVGRLSEAYLRDGADEFLQRVRRYLPTDVVELKEEKIGGRRPDIARIREREGERLLAKISDGSCLIVLDERGRGMTSPQLAGFLEEHMVHATPALDFVIGGPYGVSDAVRQRATLVLSLSKLTLTHQMARLFLLEQLYRAMTIVRNEPYHNR from the coding sequence GTGAAGATCCGGCTGCTGTGCGTCGGGCGCCTGAGCGAGGCGTATCTGCGCGATGGAGCGGATGAGTTTCTCCAGCGCGTGCGGCGCTACCTGCCGACGGATGTCGTCGAGTTGAAGGAAGAGAAAATCGGCGGGCGCCGCCCCGATATCGCCCGGATTCGCGAGCGGGAAGGGGAGCGGTTGCTGGCAAAGATCTCCGACGGATCTTGCCTGATCGTTCTCGATGAACGGGGGCGAGGCATGACCTCGCCGCAGCTGGCGGGTTTTCTGGAAGAACACATGGTTCATGCCACGCCGGCGCTCGATTTTGTCATCGGCGGCCCCTATGGAGTCAGTGACGCCGTCAGGCAGCGTGCAACCCTCGTGCTTTCATTGTCGAAATTGACCTTGACTCATCAGATGGCGCGCCTGTTTCTGCTTGAGCAGCTTTATCGCGCCATGACCATTGTGCGCAATGAACCCTACCACAACCGCTGA
- a CDS encoding TraR/DksA family transcriptional regulator, translating into MSPEEMEQARQNLLKMRREILREVMASQQAGNELGQDGVGDIGDISSNTYTRDVLMNLSEAQRQKIRDIDAALERIEEGEYGVCLRCGEEISPRRLEVRPFSRYCVECKTEVEKFGE; encoded by the coding sequence ATGAGTCCGGAGGAAATGGAGCAGGCCAGGCAAAACCTGCTCAAAATGCGCCGAGAAATCCTTCGGGAAGTAATGGCGTCGCAGCAGGCCGGCAATGAGCTGGGGCAGGACGGTGTGGGTGATATCGGCGATATCTCCTCGAACACTTATACCCGCGATGTTCTGATGAATCTTAGTGAAGCGCAGCGGCAGAAGATACGTGATATCGACGCCGCTCTTGAACGGATCGAGGAAGGGGAATACGGCGTGTGTCTTCGCTGTGGGGAAGAAATTTCACCTCGCAGACTGGAAGTCCGCCCCTTTTCCCGGTATTGTGTGGAATGTAAGACCGAAGTCGAAAAATTCGGCGAATAG